In Ancalomicrobiaceae bacterium S20, the following proteins share a genomic window:
- the queF gene encoding preQ(1) synthase, whose product MTIDPSTLQLGHAIEQPASPDEARLDRVPNPHADALYCARFTVPEFTSLCPVTGQPDFAHLVIDYVPNGWLVESKSLKLYLTSFRNHGAFHEDCTVAIGRRLAELLAPHWLRIGGYWYPRGGIPIDVFYQTGEPPKGVWIPDQGVPGYRGRG is encoded by the coding sequence ATGACCATCGACCCTTCGACCCTCCAGCTGGGCCACGCGATCGAGCAGCCGGCGTCTCCGGACGAGGCGCGGCTCGACCGGGTGCCGAACCCGCATGCCGACGCGCTCTATTGCGCGCGTTTCACGGTGCCGGAGTTCACCTCGCTCTGCCCCGTGACGGGCCAACCGGACTTCGCCCATCTGGTCATCGACTATGTGCCGAACGGCTGGCTGGTCGAGTCGAAGTCGCTGAAGCTCTACCTGACCAGCTTCCGCAATCACGGCGCCTTCCACGAGGACTGCACGGTCGCGATAGGCCGTCGTCTGGCCGAGCTGCTGGCGCCGCACTGGCTGCGGATCGGCGGCTACTGGTATCCGCGCGGCGGCATCCCGATTGACGTGTTCTACCAGACCGGCGAGCCCCCGAAGGGCGTCTGGATCCCGGACCAGGGCGTCCCCGGCTATCGCGGGCGTGGGTGA
- a CDS encoding YafY family protein yields MRRADRLLDILQALRGGRLRTARDLAEELEVAVRTIYRDMETLIGSGAPIEGERGVGYLMRGDGFLPPLTLTPGELSALRIGADLVAALADEETGRAFAELMVKVEAVVPDANRRRASRDGIAVFATTAPKVKQRIALARRAIRDRVRLALDYEDEHARRSGRIVRPLELEFWGGVWTLTAWCDLRDGFRCFRLDRCHAMEATAERFAPEPGRTIADFYALECHQMPRPLPKSPA; encoded by the coding sequence ATGCGCCGGGCGGACCGCCTCCTCGATATCCTGCAGGCGTTGCGCGGCGGGCGGCTCCGCACCGCGCGCGACCTCGCCGAGGAACTCGAGGTCGCGGTCCGGACCATCTACCGCGACATGGAGACCCTGATCGGCAGCGGCGCGCCGATCGAGGGCGAGCGCGGCGTCGGCTATCTGATGCGCGGCGACGGCTTCCTGCCACCGCTGACGCTGACGCCCGGAGAACTCTCCGCGCTGCGGATCGGCGCGGATCTGGTCGCCGCCCTCGCGGACGAGGAAACCGGCCGCGCCTTCGCGGAGCTGATGGTCAAGGTCGAGGCCGTGGTGCCGGACGCGAACCGGCGGCGCGCGTCGCGGGACGGCATCGCGGTGTTCGCCACCACGGCGCCGAAGGTCAAGCAGCGCATCGCCCTCGCCCGCCGCGCGATCCGAGACCGTGTCCGGCTCGCGCTCGACTACGAGGACGAACACGCACGCCGGTCCGGCCGGATCGTCCGGCCGCTCGAACTCGAATTCTGGGGTGGTGTCTGGACGCTGACCGCCTGGTGCGACCTGCGCGACGGCTTTCGCTGTTTCCGGCTGGACCGATGCCACGCGATGGAGGCGACGGCGGAGCGCTTTGCGCCCGAGCCGGGCAGGACGATCGCCGACTTCTATGCGCTTGAGTGCCACCAGATGCCGCGACCGCTGCCGAAGTCGCCGGCCTGA
- the kdsA gene encoding 3-deoxy-8-phosphooctulonate synthase, producing MTAAFEVAAGPVRFGNHLPLAFIAGPCQLESRAHALETAAALKEIATRLGVGLVYKTSFDKANRTSGTAARGVGLEAALPIFAEIRESLGLPVLTDVHDAAQCAPVAEAVDVLQIPAFLCRQTDLLLAAARTGRVVNVKKGQFLAPWDMRNVAAKLTGAGNDKVLLTERGASFGYNTLVSDMRALPIMAETGFPVIFDATHSVQQPGGQGTSTGGQREFVPVLARAAVAVGVAGVFVETHPDPDKAPSDGPNMVPLKDFEALAKTLMAFDKLAKG from the coding sequence ATGACCGCAGCTTTCGAAGTCGCCGCAGGCCCCGTCCGGTTCGGCAATCATCTGCCGCTCGCCTTCATTGCCGGCCCGTGCCAGCTCGAAAGCCGCGCCCATGCGCTGGAGACCGCCGCCGCGCTCAAGGAGATCGCGACCCGCCTCGGCGTCGGGCTCGTCTACAAGACCTCGTTCGACAAGGCGAACCGCACGAGCGGCACGGCCGCCCGTGGCGTCGGCCTCGAGGCGGCGCTGCCGATCTTCGCCGAGATCCGCGAGAGCCTCGGGCTTCCCGTCCTGACCGACGTCCACGACGCCGCCCAGTGCGCGCCGGTGGCTGAGGCCGTCGACGTCTTGCAGATCCCGGCCTTCCTGTGCCGCCAGACCGATCTGCTGCTCGCCGCCGCCCGGACCGGCCGGGTCGTCAACGTCAAGAAGGGCCAGTTCCTGGCGCCCTGGGACATGAGGAACGTCGCCGCCAAGCTGACCGGCGCGGGCAACGACAAGGTGCTCCTGACCGAGCGCGGCGCGAGCTTCGGCTACAACACGCTGGTCTCCGACATGCGCGCGCTGCCGATCATGGCCGAGACCGGTTTCCCTGTGATCTTCGATGCGACCCATTCGGTCCAGCAGCCGGGCGGGCAGGGCACCTCGACCGGCGGCCAGCGCGAGTTCGTGCCGGTGCTCGCCCGCGCCGCCGTCGCGGTCGGCGTCGCCGGCGTCTTCGTCGAGACGCATCCGGATCCGGACAAGGCGCCCTCGGACGGCCCGAACATGGTGCCGCTCAAGGATTTCGAGGCGCTGGCGAAGACGCTGATGGCCTTCGACAAGCTCGCGAAGGGCTGA
- a CDS encoding VOC family protein: MARASAELAAVQAPFWTPRGIDHLVLAVRDLDAGAETWARMGFTLTPRAEHPWGTANRLVQFPGSFLEILSVAAPEKIAAARGANFSFGAFNRDFLKRREGMSMLVLESQDTDGDIENFRAHGLTTYRRFDFARTAITPDGEPRDVAFSLAFTGPRAERDAGFFTCRQIHPENFWNPDYQAHANSATGLAEVVLVARDPADHHAFLSAFTGEREIHATGRGLSIATPRGVVSCLTPVAFRHWYGAENLPADPDALMFGAIVIKVDRFGDAAAQLIAGGFDVADRLGALVVPAAAAHGIAVAFREA, translated from the coding sequence ATGGCCCGCGCAAGTGCCGAACTCGCCGCCGTGCAAGCCCCGTTCTGGACGCCGCGCGGCATCGACCATCTGGTCCTCGCGGTGCGCGATCTCGACGCCGGCGCCGAGACCTGGGCCCGCATGGGCTTCACCCTGACGCCGCGCGCCGAACACCCCTGGGGCACGGCGAACCGGCTCGTACAGTTTCCGGGCTCGTTCCTGGAGATCCTGTCGGTCGCGGCGCCGGAGAAGATCGCGGCCGCGCGCGGCGCGAACTTCTCCTTCGGCGCCTTCAACCGCGACTTCCTCAAGCGCCGCGAAGGCATGTCGATGCTCGTGCTCGAATCGCAGGACACCGACGGCGATATCGAGAACTTCCGCGCGCACGGCCTGACGACCTACCGGCGCTTCGATTTCGCCCGCACCGCGATCACGCCCGACGGCGAGCCGCGCGACGTCGCCTTCAGCCTGGCCTTCACCGGTCCGCGCGCGGAGCGGGACGCCGGCTTCTTCACCTGCCGGCAGATCCACCCGGAAAACTTCTGGAATCCGGACTACCAGGCGCACGCCAATTCCGCGACCGGCCTCGCCGAGGTCGTGTTGGTGGCGCGCGATCCGGCCGATCACCATGCCTTCCTGTCGGCCTTCACCGGCGAGCGCGAGATCCACGCCACCGGCCGCGGCCTGTCGATCGCCACGCCTCGCGGCGTGGTGAGCTGCCTGACCCCGGTCGCGTTCCGTCATTGGTACGGCGCGGAGAACCTGCCCGCCGATCCGGACGCCCTGATGTTCGGGGCGATCGTGATCAAGGTCGACCGGTTCGGCGATGCCGCCGCGCAGCTGATCGCCGGCGGTTTCGACGTCGCCGATCGGCTCGGCGCACTCGTCGTGCCGGCTGCGGCCGCGCACGGCATAGCCGTGGCGTTCCGCGAGGCATGA
- a CDS encoding DUF350 domain-containing protein has product MDFAHLTESLQGFGPFLLYVGLSLGLIAIYAAVYTWTTAHDELALIRDGNFSAAVAFSGSLIGYTLPIAALILNTRTVLEFLMWGVIALVVQVGIYWFFRLLMIRDVSARITRNEAATGTLLAAASLVGGIVNAAALAT; this is encoded by the coding sequence ATGGACTTCGCGCATCTGACCGAGAGCCTGCAGGGTTTCGGGCCGTTCCTGCTTTACGTCGGCCTGTCGCTCGGCCTGATCGCGATCTATGCCGCCGTCTACACCTGGACGACCGCGCATGACGAGCTCGCGCTGATCCGCGACGGCAACTTCTCCGCCGCGGTCGCCTTTTCCGGCAGCCTGATCGGCTACACGCTGCCGATCGCGGCACTGATCCTCAACACGCGGACAGTGCTCGAATTCCTGATGTGGGGCGTGATCGCTCTCGTCGTTCAGGTCGGTATCTACTGGTTCTTCCGCCTGCTCATGATCCGTGACGTCTCGGCCCGCATCACGCGCAACGAAGCCGCGACCGGCACGCTGCTCGCCGCCGCGTCGCTGGTCGGCGGCATCGTCAACGCCGCCGCGCTCGCGACCTGA